The sequence GTCGGCGAGCCGCGTCTCGAGCGCCGGCACCTCCTCGGCGAACGCCTCGTCCTCCCGGGCGAGCTCGCGCGCCGCCTCGAGATCGTGGGATGCCGCGGTCCAGTCCTCGTGTGCCTTCACGATGCGCGACAGCTCGGCGTAGCGCCGGTTGACCCGCTTGGCCCGCGCCGCATCGGCGTGGACGGCGGGATCCGACAGCTCGACCTGGACCGCGGCGTGCTCCTCGATCAGCCCTTTGACCGACTCGAACATCCCGGGATCATGCTTCGACAAGGCTCAGCGGATGCTGTTGTCGTGCGCGTGGCTGTGACCGCCGCCGTGGGCGTCACGGGCAGGCGCCGGGATCGACTTCTGCATCTGCACGAGGAACTCGACGTTCGACTGCGTCTCCTTGAGCTTGCCGAGCACGACCTCGAGGGCCTGCTGGGGCTCGAGGCCCGCCAGCGCGCGGCGCAGCTTCCAGGTGATCTTGACCTCGTCGGGCGAGAGCAGCATCTCTTCGCGCCGGGTCGACGACGCGTTGACGTCGACCGCCGGGAAGATGCGCTTGTCGGCGAGCTGGCGGTTCAGGCGCAGCTCGCTGTTGCCGGTGCCCTTGAACTCCTCGAAGATCACGTCGTCCATCTTGGAGCCGGTCTCGACGAGAGCGGTCGCGAGGATCGTGAGCGATCCGCCGTTCTCGATGTTGCGCGCAGCGCCGAAGAAGCGCTTCGGCGGGTACAGCGCCGACGCGTCGACGCCGCCCGTGAGCACACGGCCCGAGGTCGGTGCCGAGATGTTGTAGGCACGGCCCAGGCGCGTGATCGAGTCCAGCAGCACGACGACGTCGCGGCCGAGCTCGACCAGGCGCTTGGCGCGCTCGATGGCGAGTTCGGCGACCGTGGTGTGGTCCTCGGCAGGGCGGTCGAAGGTCGAGGCGATGACCTCGCCCTTGACCGTGCGCTGCATGTCGGTGACCTCTTCGGGGCGCTCGTCGACGAGCACGACCATGAGGTGGACCTCGGGGTTGTTCGTCGCGATCGCGTTGGCGATCTGCTGCAGCACGATGGTCTTGCCGGCCTTGGGCGGGGCGACGATGAGTCCGCGCTGGCCCTTGCCGATCGGGGCGACGAGATCGATGATCCGCTGCGTGAGCTTCTCGGGCGCGGTCTCGAGGCGCAGGCGCTCCTGGGGGTAGAGCGGCGTCAGCTTGCCGAACTCGACGCGGGTCGCGGCATCCTCGACCGACAGGCCGTTGATCGCGTCGACCTTGACGAGCGCGTTGTACTTCTGGCGGCTGGACTGCTCGCCCTCGCGCGGCTGCTTGATGGCGCCGACCACGGCGTCGCCCTTGCGCAGGTTGTACTTCTTGACCTGGCCGAGCGAGACGTACACGTCGCTCTGGCCGGGCAGGTACCCGGTGGTGCGCACGAACGCGTAGTTGTCGAGCACGTCGAGGATGCCGGCGATCGGGATCAGGACGTCGTCCTCGCCGATCTCGGTCTCGAACTCGTCGGTGGTGTTCTGACCGCGGCGCTTGTTGCGCTGACGGCCGCGCGCGCCGCCCTGGGCGGGCTGGTCGTCGTCGGCCTGCTCGGGCTTGGCGGGCTCGGCCGGTGCCGCGGCCTGACCGTTCGGACGGTCGCCGTTCTGGCCGGTCTGCCCGCGGTTGCGGTTGCGGTTGCGGCTGCGGTTGCGGCCCCGGCTCGGGGTCTCGGCACCGTCGGCCTCGGTGGACTCCGTGGCCTGGCGGCCCTCGTCACCGGTCGCCTCGTCGGTGTCGCCGACGGTCTCGGCGGGAACCTCGACGGATGCCGCGGCCTCGGCGTCGTCGGCGGGTGCCGCCTTGGCCTTGCCCGCCTGGGCACGGCCGCGTCGCGCGGGACGCTTGGCGGGCTGGGTCTCGGCGGCCTCGGCAGACGCTGCGGGCGGCTCGGCGGACTCGGCGGGAGTCTCGGCAGCCTCGGCGGGGGCCTCAGCGGCCTCGGCCGGGGCCGCGGGGGCCTCCTCGGCGGCGGCGGCAGCCGGCGCCGCGTCGCCGCTCTTGGCCCGGCGCGGAGCCCGCTTGCGCGGCGCCTTGGCGACCGGGGCCTCCTCGGCGGGGGCCTCGGCCGGCGCCTCTTCGGCGACGACCGCCTCTGCGACCGCCTCGTCGGCGATGGCGTCGGCGACGACGGCTTCTGCGACGGCCTCCTCGGCCGCGGCCTCGGCCGCGAGCGCGGCATCGACAGCCTCTTCGGCGACGGCCTGAGCCGCCTCGGTCTGCTCGTCGGCAGCGGCGGCGACAGCCTCCTCGGCGTCGGCCACGATGGCCTCGACGACCGCCTCCTCGGCGACCTCGTCGGCCGCCTCGGCTTCTTCGACCGCCACTTCGGCGACCGTCTCGGCGACGTCGGACTGCTCGACGGCGATGCCTGAGTTCTCGACGGCCTCGGGCGCTTCCGCGCGCTCGTCGGCCGGAACGTCGGCGTGGATCTCGGAGATGGACTCCACGAGTTCTCCCTTGTGAAAACGAACGGGTTGTGCACGATCGCACGGCGCGGGATGGGGGCGTATGCCCATTCGACCGGTTGTCAGGCCCGTCGAATCACCCGCCGACGGGGTGAGGGACCGCGAGGGTACTCAGCGGACGTCGGCAGGTCAGAATGCCGTGCGGTGGATTCGCAGATTTGCGACGGAGGCCAGATTCACGAGTTACGTGGAACCCTCCGCGTACTCCCTCACTGTACCACCCTTGAAGTCTACGGCGAGCATCAGCGCCTCCCACGGGGTGTCGGTGACGGCCGTCGCGAGGGCGGCCGCCTCGAGCCGGCGGCCCGGGCCGTCGGCGAGCACGAGCACGCTCGGCCCCGCGCCCGACACCACCGCCGCGAAGCCCTCCGCCCGCAGCGCGCGCACGAGCCGGTCGGTCTCGGGCATCGCGCCCGCGCGGTAGTTCTGGTGAAGTTTGTCTTCCGTGGCGGCCTGCAGGAGTTCGGGGCTCTGCGTGAGCGCGGCGATCAGCAGCGCCGAACGCGACACGTTGAAGACGGCGTCCTCGCGGGGCACCTGCATCGGCTGCAGGCTGCGCGCGAGCTTCGTCGACATCGTGAACTCGGGAACGAGCACGAGCGGGGACACGCCGCGGTGCACGAGCAGCTTCTTGTGCTGCGGCCCGTCCTCGTCGACCCACGCGATGGTGAGGCCGCCGAAGAGCGCCGGCGCCACATTGTCGGGGTGGCCTTCGAGCTCGGTCGCGAGGCGCAGCAGCGTGTCGGGCCCGAACTCGACGTCGCCGTCGAGCAGTCCCTTCGCGGCGAGCAGGCCCGAGACGACGGCCGCACCCGAGGACCCCAGGCCGCGGCCGTGCGGGATCACGTTCTTCGCGACGAGGCGCAGCCCCGGCATCCGTCGCCCGACCGACTCGTACGCGTAGGCGATCGCGCGCACGACGAGGTGCGACGCGTCGCGCGGCACGTCGGCCGCGCCGGCGCCGTGGACCTCGATGTCGAGCTCGCCCTCGCGCAGAGCCGTCACGTCGAGCTCGTCGTAGACGCTCAGCGCGAGTCCGAGGGTGTCGAAGCCCGGCCCGAGGTTGGCGCTCGTCGCCGGCACCCGCACCACGACCCGGCGGCCGGGTGCCGGGACGACGGCTGCGTTCACGCGTGCGGTCCCTGCACGTCGACCGGCTCGGCGACCGCGGCGGGGACGAGATCGAGAACGGATGCCACTTCCGAGGTCGTCGCGTCGACCACGGTCGGCTCGACCTGCGAGCCGTCGGCGTTGCGCAGCGCCCACTGCGGGTCCTTCAGGCCGTGGCCCGTGACGGTGAGCACGACGCGCGCGCCCTTCGGCACGATGCCCGCCTCGACGCGGTCGAGCAGGCCCGCCACGCTGATGGCTGATGCCGGCTCGACGAAGATGCCGACCTCGCCGGCGAGCAGCTTCTGCGCGGCGAGGATCCTCTCGTCCTCGATCGCGCCGAACCAGCCGTCGGTGGCGTCGCGGGCCTCGAGGGCGAGATGCCACGAGGCCGGGTTGCCGATCCGGATCGCGCTGGCCACGGTCTCGGGGTCCTTCACGACCTCACCGCGCACGAGGGGCGCGGACCCGGCGGCCTGGAAGCCGAACATGCGGGGCACGCGCGTCGACACACCGGAATCGGCCTCTTCCCGGTAGCCGCGGGTGTACGCGGTGTAGTTGCCCGCGTTGCCGACCGGGATGAAGTGGAAGTCGGGGGCGTCGCCCAGCTGCTCGACGACCTCGTACGCCGCGGTCTTCTGACCGTCGATGCGGTCGGGGTTGACCGAGTTCACGAGGTGCACGGGATAGTGGTCGGCGAGCTCGCGGGCGATCTCGAGGCAGTCGTCGAAGTTGCCGCGGATCTGGATGAGCCGCCCGTTGTGCGCGACGGCCTGGCTGAGCTTGCCCATGGCGATCTTGCCCTCGGGAACGAGCACCGCCGCCGTGATGCCGGCGTGCGCCGCATACGCGGCGGCCGAGGCCGACGTGTTGCCGGTCGAGGCGCAGATCACGGCCTGAGCGCCGTGGTCGATCGCGCGCGACACCGCGACCGTCATGCCGCGGTCCTTGAACGACCCGGTCGGGTTCATGCCCTCGAACTTGACCCAGACGTCCGTGCCGGTGCGCCGCGAGAGCGCGGGTGCGGGGAGGAGCGGCGTGCCGCCCTCGCCCAGTGTCACGACGGTCGACGTGTCGGTCACGCCGAGGCGGTCGGCGTACTCGCGGAGGACTCCGCGCCAGACATGTGCCATTTCAGTTCCCTTCCACACGCAGGACCGATACGACGCGCTCCACGACGCCGCTCGCGGCGAGGCGGTCGACCGTCTCGCTGAGGTCCTGCTCCAAAGCCTTGTGAGTGCCGATGACCAGCCGCGCGATGTCGGCCTCCTCGCCGGCGACGGTCTGCTCGACGGTGGCGATCGACACGCGGCCCTCGCTGAGGATGCCCGCGACCGTGGCGAGCACGCCCGGCTGGTCGTCGACCTCGAGCGTGATCTGATACCGCGTGGTCACGCGCCCGATCGGAACGATCGGCAGGTTCGCGAGGGTCGACTCCCCCACGCCCACGCCGCCGGCGATGTGGCGGCGGGCCGCCGAGACGACATCGCCGAGCACCGCCGACGCGGTCTGCACGCCGCCGGCACCGGCACCGTAGAACATCAGGTTGCCGGCGGCCTCCGCCTGCACGAACACGGCGTTGTTCGCCCCGTGGACGCTCGCCAGCGGGTGGCCGCGTTCGATGAGCGCGGGGTACACCCGCACCGAGATCGACTCGGTTCCGTCAGAGACCCGGTCGTCGAGCGGGCGCTCGGCGCCGTATCGAGACACGCCCTCCCCGCCGTTCAGCCGCTCGCACACCGCGAGCAGCTTGATGACGTAGCCGGCGTGCCGGGCGGCGTCCATCATCGACTTGTCGATGCCGGTGATGCCCTCGCGGTGCACCGCGTCGAGGGGCACCGTCGTGTGGAACGCGAGGCTCGCGAGGATCGCGGCCTTCTGCGCCGCGTCGTAGCCCTCGACGTCGGCCGTGGGGTCGGACTCGGCGTAGCCGAGCCGCTGCGCGTCGGCCAGCACGTCGCCGAACTCGGCACCCTCGGCGTCCATGCGGTCGAGGATGTAGTTGGTCGTGCCGTTGACGATGCCCATGATGCGCTGCACGCGGTCGCCGGCGAGCGAGTCGCGCAGCGGCCGGATGATCGGGATGGCCCCCGCGGCCGCCGCCTCGTAGTACACCTCCGCACCGACCTGGTCGGCGGCGTCGAAGATCTCGGGTCCGTGCGTGGCGAGAAGCGCCTTGTTCGCGGTGACGATGTCGGCGCCGGAGTTGATCGCCTGCAGCACGTAGGCACGCGCCGGATCGATTCCGCCCATGAGCTCGATGACGATGTCGGCGCCGAGGATGAGCGACTCCGCGTCGGTCGTGAAGAGCTCCCGCGGCAGGTCCGCGTCGCGCTTCGCGTCGACGTCGCGCACCGCGATGCCCACGAGCTCGAGGCGGGCGCCGGCGCGATCGGCCAGTTCGTCCGCGTGCTGTCGCAGCAGCGCGGCGACCTGGGAGCCCACGGCTCCGGCCCCCAGCAGTGCGACGCGGAGGCGGCGGTAGTCGGTCATGCGATCCCTTCCGTCGGAGCTTGTCCGGGCGTGCGCCCATCGTCGAGCGCGGGCGCGGCGTCGATGCCGACGTCGCGCGCGAGCAGATCGTCGATCGTCTCGCCGCGCACGATGACGCGCGCCACGCCTGCGCGCAGCGCCACCACGGGCGGCCGCGTCACGTAGTTGTAGTTGCTCGCGAGCGAGAAGCAGTAGGCGCCCGTGGCGGGCACCGCGAGCAGATCGCCGGGCGCCACGTCGGACGGCAGGTACTCGGCATCCACCACGATGTCGCCCGACTCGCAGTGCCGGCCGACCACGCGGGCCAGCACCGGATCGGCGTCGCTCGTGCGCGAGGCCACGCGCGCCGAGAACTCGGCGCCGTACAGCGCCGGCCGCGCGTTGTCGCTCATACCGCCGTCGACGCTGACGTAGAGCCTCTCGCCGCCGGCGTCGAGCGCGACGGGCTTGGTCGTGCCGACCTCGTACAGGGTCACGCCCGCGCGTCCGACGATCGCGCGTCCGGGTTCGAACGCCAGATTCGGAACCGGGATGCCGCGCACCTCGCACTGGCGTGCGACGGCGTCGGCGATGCCGACCGCGAGTTCCTCGATCGGTGTGGGGTCGTCGACCGATGTGTAGGCGATGCCGAAGCCGCCCCCGAGGTTGAGCACCGGCAGTTCGCCGCCCTCGCGCAGCTCGGCGTGCAGTGCGACCACACGCGCCGCGGACTCCTCGAAGCCGGCGGTGCCGAAGATCTGCGAGCCGATGTGGCAGTGCAGACCCACCAGGCGCAGCCCCGAGAACTCGCGGATGCGCGCGACCGCGGCCGGGGCATCCGTCAGCGTGAAGCCGAACTTCTGGTCTTCGTGCGCCGTCGCCAGGAAGTCGTGCGTCTCGGCGTGGACCCCGCTGTTGACGCGCAGCAGCACCGGCTGGGTGGCGCCACTCCGCTCGACGATCGCACCCAGGCGCTCGATCTCGATGAGGCTGTCAATCACGATCGATCCGACGCCCGCCTCGACCGCCTGCTCGAGCTCGGCGACCGACTTGTTGTTGCCGTGGAAGCCCAGCCGGGACGGATCGGCCCCCGCCGCGAGCGCCACGGCGAGCTCGCCGCCGGTGCACACATCGACGGCCAGCCCCTCCTCGGTCACCCACCGCACGACCTCGGTGCTGAGGAAGGCCTTGCCGGCGTAGTACACGCGCGCCTGCACACCGTGCAGGGCGGCAGCGGCGCGGAAGGCGTCGAGCGTGCGCCGCGCGGTCTCGCGCACGAGATCCTCATCGAGCACGTACAACGGCGTGCCGAAACGCTCGCGAAGCTCCGTCGCCGGAACGCCCCCGAGCAGGAGCACTCCCTCGTCGTCGCGGCGCGCCGTCGCGGGCCACACCTCGGGGGCGAGCCCGTTCACGTCGTCGGGCACCTGCAGCCACGCGGGAGCGGCGGAGCGGGTGTGCGGGTCGGCGGACACGGTGGACCAATCGGTGGGAGCTTCGGCGCGGTGGTCGTCCGGGAGCCCGGAAGCGGACCGGATGCCTCGGCCGGAGGGGTCACGCGCCGGGCAGTCCTTGAAGTCTAGGGCACGCGGCATCCGTCGCCCGCGTCGTGTGACGCCGCGAGTACGGCGTCACGCGCACGTGCCCTTCTCACGCAGTGACGGGTCGCTCGTGATGGCGCCGTCGACGTCGAATCCGGCCACGAGTTCCTCGCCGGCGACGGTGACGTCGGTGAGGGTCACCCCCGCCGGCAGGTACTGCGCGACGCACACCGTCCAGTCGCGCAGTACGAGGTCGGCCACCTGGCCGAACTGGTTGCGCAGCGCGTCGGCGCCGACCTCGGCGCCTGCCAGCTGGAGCGACGCCGGTGTCAGCACGATGTCGCCGTCGACCGCGGTGGGAGTCAGCGCGACGCCGATCGGCACGCCGACGCCGAACAGCTGGAGCTGCATGCTCATGGTGACGGCAGGGGCGTCGATGCCGACGGTGTCGGCCGGGAAGCCCTCGATCGTCGAGACGAGGCCGCGCAGCTGCTCCTCGTCGAGTGTGACGGTGGCGGTCGCGCCGCCCATGGCGCCGCCGCGGATCGGCACATCCTGGACGGTGACGCTCACGTCGCCTACGAACTCCCCCACCTCGACATCGTCGGAGGCCACGGTCAGCTCGTCCAGGGTGCCGCCGACGAGCTGGGGAATGATCGCGCCGGGGATGTCGACGTCGATCGGCTGGCTCGCGGGCAGCGAGAGCTGCGACCGCACCTGGTCGCGGACGACGCCGGTCACGATCTGGCGCGCGATCGCGTCGGCCGCGAACCACGCGACGATCGCGAGCGCGATCACGATGCCGAACGCCACCAGCCACGGCCACACCCGGCGCCGCGGCGCCTCGGCGTGCTCCCAGTCCGGCAGCGGCAGGGTGGGCTGGGTGTCGTCGGCGCTCATGTCGTGCCCTACATCCTCTCGGGTGCGCCCACGCCGAGGAGATCGAGACCGTTGCGCAGCACCTGCCCGGTGGCGTCGTTGAGCCACCTCCGCGTGCGGTGCACCGGCTCGACCGGCTCGTCGCCGAGCGGGATCACACGGCAGTTGTCATACCAGCGGTGGTAGAGCCCCGCCAGCTCCTCGAGGTAGCGGGCGACCCGGTGCGGCTCGCGCACCTCGGCGGCGAACGCGACGATCCGCGGGAACTCCTGCAGAGCGCCCAGCAGTGCCGACTCGGTCTCGTGCGTGAGCAGCTCGGGCGCGAACTCGGTGCGATCAACGCCCGCCGAGGCGGCGTTGCGCGCCACGTTGTGCGTGCGCGCGTGCGCGTACTGCACGTAGAACACCGGGTTGTCGTTCGTGCGCTTGCGGAGGATCTCGGGGTCGAGCGTGAGCGGCGAGTCGGCCGGGTAGCGCGCCAGCGAATACCGGAGCGCATCGGTGCCGAGCCATTCGCGCAGGTCGTCGAGCTCGATGACGTTGCCCGCGCGCTTGGAAAGCCGTGCCCCGTTGACCGACACGAGCTGCCCGATGAGCACCTCGATGTCTTTGTCGGGGTCGTCGCCGGCCGCGCCCGCGAGCGCCTTCAGGCGATGGACGTAGCCGTGATGGTCGGCGCCGAGCAGGTAGATCTTGTGCGCGAAGCCACGGTCCCCCTTGTTGAGGTAGTACGCGGCGTCGGCGGCGAAGTAGGTGTACTCGCCGTTGGAGCGGCGGATGACGCGGTCCTTGTCGTCGCCGAAGTCGGTGGTGCGCACCCAGACCGCACCCTCCTCCTCGAACACGTGGCCCTGCTGGCGCAGCCGGTCGACCGCCTCGTCGACGAGGCTCGGACCGCCGTCCTCCGGGGCGGCGTGGAGCGTGCGCTCCGAGAACCACACGTCGAAGTGCACGTTGAACTTCTCGAGCGACGCCTGCAGCTCGCCGAGCTGGAAGCCGTAGGCGAGCTCGGTCGCGACCGCGAGCTGCTCTTCGCGGTCCAGACCGGTGATGCCGGGCTGCTCGGCGACGACCCGCGACGCGAGCACCTGGATGTACGACCCCGAGTAGCCGTCCTCGGGGGCCGGCTCCTCGTTGATCGCGGCGACGACCGACCGGCCGAAGCGCTCCATCTGCGCACCCGCGTCGTTGATGTAGAACTCGCGCACCAGCGTGGCGCCGCTGGCGAGCAGCAGGCGCGCCATCGAGTCGCCGAGCGCCGCCCAGCGAGTGTGGCCGATGTGCATCGGGCCGGTGGGGTTGGCGCTGACGAACTCGAGGTTGATCGTGTTGCCCCGCTGCGAGTCGTTCGTGCCGAACGCCGCCCCGGCGTCGACGATGGTCTTCGCGAGCGCGCCGGCGGCCGCGGCATCCAGGCGGATGTTGATGAAGCCGGGCCCGGCGACCTCGACGCCGGCGATGCCGTCGACCTGCGCGAGGCCCTCGGCGATCTGGGCGGCGAACTCTCGCGGGTTCGCGCCGACCGCCTTCGCGAGCTTCAGCGCTGCGTTGGACGCCCAGTCGCCGTGATCGCGGTTCTTGGGGCGCTCCAGCGGCAGGTCGGCCGCCGTCAGTCCCTCGGCCGCCCCGGGGCGTCGCGCCTCGGCGAGCGGGGCGACGACGGCGAGCAGTGCGGCGGAGAGGGCTTCGGGTGTCATAGCCGCACCAGTCTAGTTGCGCGCCCGGTGGGCCCCGTCCGGGAGGATCGCGTGGGCGCGAGCGTTTCGTCTCGATCGCTGCGCCCCGCACCCCCCGGTCGTCGAGCGAGCGAAGCGAGACGAAACGTCCCACACCCCGCCCCCCGGTCGTTGAGCGAGCGAAGCGAGACGAAACGTCCTGCACCGCGTCGCACGCCGGTTCCGTCGCGCGGCGGGTCAGGCGAGCTGCACGAGCTCCGCGAGCTGGTCGGGTGCGGGATCGGATGCCGCGTCCAGCGGCACCAGCCGGGCGTCGACGCGCAGTCGCTTCAGCCCGACATAGCCGCCGTGATAGCTGAGGAACGCGCAGTCGGCGGCATCGCGGCCGGTCGCGATGCGCACGAGCGACCGGCGGTTCGCGAGACGCGTCGCGTCGATCGCGTACCACGCGCCGTCGAGGTACGCCTCGGCGACCGCATGGAAGTCCATCGGACGCAGCCCCGGCGCGTAGCACGCGGCATAGCGGGCGGGCATGTCCATCGCCCGCAGCAGGGCGATCACGACGTGTGCGTAGTCGCGGCACACGCCCTGGCCGGTCATCAGGGTCGTCACCGCGCTGTCGGTCCCCTGGCTGAGACCGGGCGTGTAGGTGGTGCTCGTGGCGACGAACTCCGACACGGCGGCGATGAGGTCGTGACCCGACAGCCCGTTGAACTGGCGGCGGGCCTGCTGGAACACCTCGTCGGACTGGCAGTACCGGCTCGGGCGGAGGTAGGTGATGGTCTCGAGATCGCTCGTGCGGTTCGCCGCGGCCGTCCCGTCGACGGTCGCCTCGTAGCGGACCTCGAGCGTGCCGGGCTCGCCGGTGAGACGGTGCAGCCGGCTGCCGGACTGGTCGACGATCTCGGTCGGCGTGTACACGCGATCGCCCTGCGTGAACGTCAGCCGCTCGTCCGAGACCGGTGCCGCCTGAGCGACGGCGATCTGGAAGATGAGGTCGACGGAAGCCCCCAGATCGAGGTCCATCTCGGCGGTCACGACGCGTTGCACCGGAGTATCCTCGCACGCGCCGACGGATGGTTCGGCCACGGTTCTCAGCGACGCCGCCTGACACGCCGACGGCACGGCCGATCCTCAGGTTCTCCCCGTGTTTCCGCGTGATCGCGCCCCATGGCGATCGACGCAGCCGGCGTGACTTACCCTCTATGCATGCACGTGCCCGGTCGCCTCCGCGGACGGCGGCCGGGGCCACGCGCCCGGGGCCTCCGGCCGGCGCCTGAGCGTCCGACGGCGTGGGCGTGGGGATGGCTCAGTCTCGCGGGCGCCGCGCTCGCCGTCGCGGCCGTGTGCGCCGTGAGCCTGCTGCGTCCGTGGGCCGCCACCGAACCGGCGGTTCCGGCATCCGTCGCCGCCGACTCGGGACCGGCCGCCGCGATCGCGCCCGCCCCGCTCTCGCTGCCGGATGACGCGCGCGTCCTCGTGTTCGGCGACTCCTGGGTCTACGGCTCGGCCGCGACGACGCCGTCGCTCGGCTTCGCCTACCGCCTGGCCGACGAGCTCGGCGTCGAGACCCTCGTCGACGGGGTGCGCGGCAGCGGCTACCTCAAGCCGGGCCTCGGCGGCCCGGCGTACGGCGAGCGCATCGCCGCGCTCGACCCGGCCCGTGAACCGGACCTCGTCGTCGTCGAAGGCTCGATCAACGATCGGCGCCTGCATCCGGACGGATACCGGGATGCCGTGACCGCTGCGTGGGACGCCCTCGCGGCCCGTTTTCCCGACGCCGACATCGTGATCCTGGGCCCCGCCCCGCAGGTGCTGCCGGTCGAGGCGGCGACGCGCCGCATCGACGACGACCTCCGGGCGCTCGCCGCCGAGCGGGGCTGGTGGTACCTCTCGCCCATCGCCGAGGAGTGGATCACCGACGCCAACTACCTCGACGTCATCGACACCGGCCCGATCGGCCGCGACCACCCGTCGACCGACGGCCACGCCTACCTCGCCGTGCGTCTGGCCGAGGCGATCCGCGCCATGAGCGCCCCCTCCGAC comes from Microbacterium cremeum and encodes:
- a CDS encoding SGNH/GDSL hydrolase family protein, with the protein product MHVPGRLRGRRPGPRARGLRPAPERPTAWAWGWLSLAGAALAVAAVCAVSLLRPWAATEPAVPASVAADSGPAAAIAPAPLSLPDDARVLVFGDSWVYGSAATTPSLGFAYRLADELGVETLVDGVRGSGYLKPGLGGPAYGERIAALDPAREPDLVVVEGSINDRRLHPDGYRDAVTAAWDALAARFPDADIVILGPAPQVLPVEAATRRIDDDLRALAAERGWWYLSPIAEEWITDANYLDVIDTGPIGRDHPSTDGHAYLAVRLAEAIRAMSAPSDIVADAPRDGELVSP
- a CDS encoding transglutaminase-like domain-containing protein; this translates as MQRVVTAEMDLDLGASVDLIFQIAVAQAAPVSDERLTFTQGDRVYTPTEIVDQSGSRLHRLTGEPGTLEVRYEATVDGTAAANRTSDLETITYLRPSRYCQSDEVFQQARRQFNGLSGHDLIAAVSEFVATSTTYTPGLSQGTDSAVTTLMTGQGVCRDYAHVVIALLRAMDMPARYAACYAPGLRPMDFHAVAEAYLDGAWYAIDATRLANRRSLVRIATGRDAADCAFLSYHGGYVGLKRLRVDARLVPLDAASDPAPDQLAELVQLA